Proteins from one Chroococcidiopsis sp. CCMEE 29 genomic window:
- a CDS encoding phosphate-starvation-inducible PsiE family protein, whose protein sequence is MHQPLKNPSSNWYVWLSRNSIVRVLETVQDLIVISLCIGLFSFMVLQLRSMFLSLLPPLDFPVVTSDILFLLILVELFRLLIIYLQEQRVSIGVAVEVSIVSVLREVIVRGVLESPWTKILAACAFLLVLAALLVVRVWLPPTFNGIDPERQVSMRNKLRKEPSESTNRATNLDSHAIAVQRD, encoded by the coding sequence ATGCACCAGCCCCTAAAGAACCCGTCAAGTAACTGGTACGTATGGTTAAGTCGGAATTCAATTGTGCGTGTGCTGGAAACAGTCCAAGACTTGATCGTGATTTCTCTGTGTATCGGCTTATTCAGCTTCATGGTGCTCCAGCTGCGATCAATGTTCTTATCGCTGCTGCCTCCGCTTGATTTTCCAGTTGTGACCTCGGATATTTTGTTTCTGTTGATTTTGGTCGAGTTATTCCGACTTTTGATTATTTACTTACAGGAGCAAAGAGTATCAATTGGAGTAGCTGTAGAAGTGTCCATTGTCTCCGTTCTGCGAGAAGTCATTGTGCGAGGAGTGCTGGAATCACCCTGGACCAAGATTTTAGCTGCGTGTGCCTTTTTGTTGGTTCTGGCAGCACTGTTAGTAGTTCGAGTCTGGCTACCACCAACCTTTAATGGCATTGACCCTGAACGACAAGTTTCTATGAGAAATAAATTACGAAAAGAACCATCTGAGTCCACTAACAGAGCAACTAATCTAGACTCTCACGCGATCGCTGTTCAGAGGGATTAG
- a CDS encoding glycerol-3-phosphate acyltransferase: MLQVWGVLAIFILCPLLGGLPLIGWITYALTRRQLARLGTGNISVSAAFYHGGTLVGILAVLSEAFKGIAAVLLARVFFPTGSAWELIALIALVMGRYWMGKGAGTTNVVWGYVLHDWRVAGLVFLIGGIGFTILRERELGRIGVLILFPLITALLHPQDSARIGAAIALAVLIGWIYRKIPDDLDLPAETGQGESQTVFRFFSGDRAIVSLDAQLDASKVGQKAATLSQLKQCGYPVPMGWVLPPGDDAEPLINFLQPSSEAPLVVRSSAVGEDSEQASAAGQYETVLNVTNREQLRQAIARCQASYDRPSAVQYRKQRGLPEDAMAVLIQKQVEGVFSGVAFSRDPVIQQGNAVVIEALPGEAKQIVSGQVTPEQYRVFLAEQVSVSEQSSWILPEDLKLEIEGEGNVPLGLIKQVAFLARHLESQYHGIPQDIEWSYDGQTLWLLQSRPITTLLPIWTRKIAAEVIPGVIRPLTWSINRPLTCGVWGEIFTIVLGDRARGLDFNETATLHYSRAYFNASLLGQIFRRMGLPPESLEFLTRGAKFSKPPLSSTVRNVPGLMRLLGRELGLQQDFKRDYQQRFHPALSQLAEQPVQNLPPSALLARIDSILELLKRATYYSILAPLSASLRQAMLRVKDTEIDNSHTPEVASLRAIASLAAEARQSLPQVDRDAVFEQLAASPHGRKILEQFDQLLERYGYLSEVGTDIAVSTWREDPQAVRELFVQFFATEQGFGENEPHQRSEARQRVRRKERKGKKKGTVQERVDLKGRVTEVYSQLLAQLRWCFVALEQIWLQSGLLSQSGDIFFLEFDEVRRVVEGSDPALLKQLGQLVERRRSQFAQDSQLNPVPPLVYGNAPPAPPASPAPPAHLLQGIGASPGQVEGRVLVLRSLQVLPEIDRETILVVPYTDSGWAPLLARAGGLIAEVGGRLSHGAIVAREYGIPAVMDIHNATQLLQDGQWVRIDGQRGTVEIL, from the coding sequence ATGCTTCAAGTTTGGGGTGTACTTGCTATCTTCATCCTCTGCCCCCTGTTGGGTGGATTACCGCTGATTGGCTGGATTACTTACGCACTTACAAGACGGCAACTAGCTAGGCTGGGTACTGGTAACATCAGTGTCTCAGCTGCTTTTTATCATGGCGGCACGCTGGTTGGAATTCTTGCGGTTTTGTCAGAGGCTTTTAAAGGAATTGCTGCCGTTTTGCTGGCTCGTGTGTTTTTCCCAACTGGTTCGGCGTGGGAGTTAATTGCCCTGATTGCTCTGGTTATGGGTCGTTACTGGATGGGCAAAGGCGCAGGAACTACCAATGTTGTTTGGGGTTATGTATTGCATGATTGGCGTGTGGCAGGACTGGTATTCTTGATTGGTGGAATCGGCTTTACCATTCTGCGGGAGCGAGAGTTGGGACGTATTGGAGTTTTGATTCTGTTTCCCTTAATCACGGCACTGTTACATCCTCAAGATTCAGCCCGAATTGGTGCGGCGATCGCCCTCGCTGTGTTAATCGGCTGGATTTACCGAAAAATTCCCGACGATCTGGATTTGCCAGCTGAAACAGGACAAGGGGAGTCTCAAACAGTGTTTCGTTTTTTTAGTGGTGATAGAGCAATCGTCTCTCTAGACGCTCAACTGGATGCCAGTAAAGTGGGTCAAAAAGCTGCTACTTTATCTCAACTGAAGCAGTGCGGCTACCCCGTACCAATGGGATGGGTGCTTCCGCCTGGAGATGACGCGGAACCTTTAATTAATTTTCTCCAACCATCATCTGAAGCACCCTTGGTCGTACGCTCCTCAGCAGTAGGAGAAGACTCAGAGCAAGCTTCGGCAGCTGGGCAGTATGAAACTGTCTTGAATGTAACCAATCGAGAGCAGTTACGGCAAGCGATCGCGCGGTGTCAGGCTTCCTACGATCGCCCATCTGCTGTGCAATACAGAAAGCAACGCGGTCTACCGGAAGATGCTATGGCGGTGCTGATTCAAAAACAAGTCGAGGGTGTGTTTTCAGGAGTCGCCTTCAGCCGCGATCCAGTTATCCAACAAGGTAATGCCGTTGTGATTGAGGCGTTGCCAGGAGAGGCTAAACAGATTGTTTCAGGGCAGGTGACACCAGAGCAGTATCGCGTTTTTCTGGCAGAGCAAGTCAGCGTCTCTGAACAATCTAGCTGGATATTGCCTGAAGATCTAAAACTAGAAATTGAGGGAGAGGGCAACGTACCACTCGGATTAATCAAGCAAGTTGCTTTCTTAGCCCGACACCTAGAGAGCCAGTACCACGGTATTCCCCAAGATATTGAGTGGAGTTACGACGGTCAAACCCTGTGGTTGTTGCAATCTCGTCCCATCACTACGCTGCTACCGATTTGGACACGGAAAATTGCGGCGGAAGTGATTCCGGGGGTGATTCGCCCGTTAACTTGGTCGATTAATCGTCCCTTGACATGTGGAGTTTGGGGAGAAATTTTTACTATAGTTCTAGGCGATCGCGCTCGTGGGTTGGATTTTAACGAAACGGCGACGCTGCATTACTCTCGTGCCTATTTCAACGCCTCGCTATTGGGGCAGATTTTCCGTCGCATGGGTTTACCACCAGAAAGTTTGGAATTTTTAACGAGGGGAGCTAAGTTTAGTAAGCCACCCTTGAGTTCCACTGTGCGGAATGTGCCAGGGTTAATGCGGTTATTAGGTCGCGAATTGGGTCTACAACAGGATTTTAAGCGGGATTACCAGCAGCGTTTTCATCCAGCCTTATCCCAGCTAGCTGAGCAACCTGTGCAAAACCTCCCGCCATCGGCGTTATTGGCACGGATAGATTCGATTTTAGAGTTGCTGAAGCGGGCAACTTATTACAGCATTCTGGCTCCGTTGAGTGCTTCGCTGCGACAGGCGATGCTGCGGGTAAAAGATACGGAAATCGATAATAGTCATACGCCGGAGGTGGCTTCGTTGCGGGCGATCGCCTCTCTGGCAGCTGAGGCTCGTCAGTCGTTACCTCAAGTGGATCGAGATGCAGTGTTTGAGCAGTTGGCTGCAAGTCCGCATGGAAGGAAAATTCTGGAGCAGTTTGATCAGCTACTTGAGCGCTATGGCTACCTGAGTGAGGTGGGAACTGATATTGCGGTTTCGACTTGGAGGGAAGATCCTCAGGCGGTGCGGGAATTGTTTGTTCAGTTTTTCGCGACGGAGCAGGGTTTCGGGGAAAACGAACCGCACCAGCGAAGCGAAGCGCGTCAGCGCGTTAGACGCAAAGAGCGCAAAGGAAAGAAAAAAGGGACAGTTCAGGAGCGAGTGGATCTGAAGGGGCGGGTGACTGAGGTTTATAGTCAGCTGTTGGCTCAGTTGCGTTGGTGTTTTGTGGCGTTGGAGCAGATTTGGTTGCAGTCGGGGTTGCTGTCGCAGTCTGGGGATATCTTTTTTTTGGAGTTTGATGAGGTGCGGCGGGTGGTTGAAGGTTCTGATCCAGCATTGCTGAAGCAGCTGGGGCAGTTGGTGGAAAGACGGCGATCGCAATTTGCCCAAGACAGCCAGCTAAATCCAGTACCGCCCTTAGTCTACGGCAATGCTCCCCCTGCTCCCCCTGCTTCCCCTGCTCCCCCTGCTCACCTATTGCAGGGTATCGGTGCCAGTCCTGGGCAAGTAGAAGGTCGAGTGCTGGTGCTGCGGAGTTTGCAAGTGCTGCCAGAGATTGACCGAGAGACGATTTTGGTTGTGCCTTATACGGATTCTGGTTGGGCACCACTATTGGCAAGGGCTGGGGGGTTGATTGCAGAGGTGGGGGGACGGCTTTCTCACGGTGCGATCGTGGCGCGGGAGTATGGCATCCCGGCTGTGATGGATATCCACAACGCTACCCAGTTGTTGCAAGATGGACAATGGGTGCGGATTGATGGTCAAAGGGGCACTGTTGAAATTCTCTAA
- a CDS encoding alpha/beta fold hydrolase, translated as MPSITAPTLIVWGKQDRILPVAHAHIAAKALPNARLHIFDPCGHHPHLERPKEFNALVLEFLANE; from the coding sequence CTGCCCAGCATTACTGCACCAACCTTGATTGTCTGGGGCAAACAAGACCGTATTTTGCCAGTTGCTCATGCTCACATTGCTGCCAAGGCTCTACCCAACGCCCGTTTACACATTTTCGATCCCTGCGGTCATCATCCGCACCTCGAACGTCCAAAGGAGTTTAATGCACTTGTTCTAGAATTTTTAGCTAACGAGTAA
- a CDS encoding Tic20 family protein, translating into MAWRGSTTVSDRIFACLAYLLPLVEVVGLLLRVGIQNTLFGQIPALQIVLVPLFPLLQIYFGLPFVGLIIFFALFLLVVRNERISHFVRFNTMQSILIVIVLFLCGILLQILLPIPGTIFAISTLANTVFLGVIVAVVYAVVQSALGRYAEIPAISDAVYMQVR; encoded by the coding sequence ATGGCTTGGCGTGGGTCTACGACAGTTTCAGATCGAATTTTTGCTTGCCTTGCTTATCTGCTGCCTTTGGTTGAGGTGGTAGGGCTGTTGCTGCGCGTGGGGATTCAAAATACTTTATTCGGACAAATTCCGGCTCTACAAATTGTTTTAGTGCCGCTATTCCCTTTATTGCAGATTTACTTTGGTCTACCATTCGTTGGGCTGATTATTTTCTTTGCCTTGTTTCTGTTGGTAGTCAGAAATGAAAGAATTAGTCACTTCGTCCGTTTTAACACGATGCAGTCAATTCTTATAGTCATCGTTTTATTTTTATGTGGCATATTACTGCAAATTTTGTTGCCGATCCCTGGTACTATTTTTGCAATTTCAACGTTAGCCAATACAGTTTTTCTGGGCGTAATCGTAGCAGTTGTTTATGCAGTTGTCCAGTCAGCTTTGGGTCGTTATGCGGAAATTCCGGCAATTTCAGACGCGGTTTATATGCAAGTTCGCTAG
- a CDS encoding fumarylacetoacetate hydrolase family protein — translation MAQRYIRIQSQEGRVYYGLLQLNQAVQVLDAPPWLQGQLTDLQLESDNYHILAPCAPSKIVAVGKNYADHAAEMGTSVPQEPLLFLKPPTSVIPTATNILYPPQSQRIDYEGELALVIGDRTLECTPEQAQMKIWGYTIANDVTARDLQRRDGQWTRAKGFDTFCPLGPWIVRELNPAAQLQTFLNDNAEPVQSAYIDQMVFSPPVLVSYISQIMTLMPGDVVLTGTPLGIGPLQIGDRVRIEIEGIGRLENTIVKRQPALR, via the coding sequence ATGGCGCAACGCTACATCCGGATTCAAAGTCAAGAAGGACGCGTTTACTACGGGTTGCTGCAACTCAACCAAGCTGTTCAGGTGCTGGATGCTCCACCTTGGTTACAAGGACAACTCACCGATTTGCAGCTAGAATCAGACAATTATCACATCCTTGCCCCTTGCGCTCCCTCTAAAATTGTCGCAGTTGGAAAGAATTATGCCGATCATGCTGCTGAAATGGGTACATCAGTGCCGCAAGAGCCGCTGTTATTCTTGAAGCCACCTACATCTGTTATTCCCACCGCCACAAACATTCTGTATCCTCCCCAGTCGCAGCGGATAGACTACGAGGGGGAGTTGGCTCTAGTAATTGGCGATCGCACTTTAGAGTGTACCCCCGAACAAGCCCAAATGAAAATTTGGGGTTACACCATTGCTAATGATGTCACAGCACGAGATTTACAGCGGCGTGATGGTCAATGGACGCGAGCCAAGGGGTTTGATACGTTTTGTCCTTTAGGACCATGGATTGTGCGGGAATTAAATCCAGCAGCGCAGTTGCAGACGTTTTTAAATGATAATGCCGAACCAGTGCAATCTGCCTATATCGATCAGATGGTGTTTTCCCCACCTGTTCTCGTATCTTATATCAGTCAGATCATGACCTTAATGCCAGGAGATGTAGTGTTGACTGGAACCCCCTTGGGCATTGGACCGTTGCAAATTGGCGATCGCGTTCGTATTGAAATTGAAGGCATTGGTCGTCTCGAAAACACTATAGTCAAGAGGCAACCCGCTCTCCGGTAA
- the menD gene encoding 2-succinyl-5-enolpyruvyl-6-hydroxy-3-cyclohexene-1-carboxylic-acid synthase: protein MLIDFRNTNCFFASILTETLKRLGLTTAVICPGSRSTPLTIAFAQQDGVKAIPVLDERSASFFALGIARQSGLPVALVCTSGTAAANFYPAVIEARESRVPLLVLTADRPPELRDCHSGQTIDQVKLFGTYPNWQAELALPSLDMGMLSYLRQTTIHAWERSLYPVPGPIHLNIPFRDPLAPVADGAYSEFLVSQVPPEDFFAGITTSPLPTPVQAGLSDLPVIKPTIGLNPPLLPTAYQEWQQHEHGIIIAGLAQPQQPREYCGAIAQIAKTLRFPVLAEGLSPVRNYADLNPYLISTYDLILRNQQLAQKLTPEIVIQVGELPTSKELRAWLDASKSKRWVIDPCNHNLDPLHGKTTHLRVSIEQLAQIYITEPKSPTSYLQSWCAAEAKVRSAVDRTMKTMNQLFEGKAAWLLSETLPPGTPIFIANSMPVRDVEFFWKPNNSSVQPFFNRGANGIDGTLSTALGIAYRNQSSVMLTGDLALLHDTNGFLLKNKFEGHLTIVLINNNGGGIFEMLPISKFEPPFEEFFATPQDINFAELCTTYDVEYESMTSWEELQQRLNPLPTKGIRVLELRTNRKVDAKWRQDNLGRFTRGMV from the coding sequence ATGCTGATTGATTTCAGGAACACTAATTGCTTTTTTGCTTCCATCCTGACTGAGACGTTAAAGAGGCTGGGATTAACCACAGCTGTCATTTGTCCTGGATCGCGCTCCACACCGCTGACGATCGCCTTTGCCCAACAAGATGGAGTCAAAGCGATTCCCGTGCTTGATGAACGTTCTGCCTCATTTTTTGCCTTGGGAATTGCTCGACAATCAGGACTTCCAGTGGCACTAGTTTGCACTTCTGGGACCGCTGCGGCAAACTTCTACCCAGCGGTGATTGAGGCGAGGGAAAGTAGAGTGCCACTGTTGGTTTTAACAGCTGACCGCCCACCAGAACTACGGGATTGCCATTCAGGGCAGACAATTGACCAAGTGAAATTGTTTGGCACATACCCTAACTGGCAGGCAGAATTAGCGCTGCCTTCTTTGGACATGGGAATGCTGAGTTATCTGCGACAAACAACTATTCATGCCTGGGAGCGATCGCTCTATCCTGTTCCGGGTCCAATTCATCTTAATATTCCCTTTCGTGACCCTCTCGCCCCAGTTGCAGATGGAGCTTACTCTGAATTCTTAGTTTCCCAGGTTCCCCCAGAAGATTTCTTTGCCGGAATAACAACTTCTCCACTGCCTACTCCTGTACAAGCGGGTTTATCAGACCTACCTGTTATAAAACCGACAATTGGGCTAAACCCGCCCCTACTACCTACTGCCTACCAAGAATGGCAGCAACATGAACATGGAATTATCATTGCTGGTCTTGCCCAACCACAGCAACCAAGAGAGTATTGTGGTGCGATCGCCCAAATTGCTAAAACATTAAGATTTCCTGTCCTGGCGGAGGGACTTTCACCCGTCAGAAATTATGCCGACCTCAATCCCTACCTAATTTCCACCTACGATCTGATCTTGCGGAATCAGCAACTGGCACAAAAGCTGACACCAGAAATCGTGATTCAGGTTGGTGAACTGCCTACCAGTAAAGAACTACGAGCCTGGCTCGATGCTAGTAAATCTAAGCGGTGGGTGATTGACCCTTGCAACCACAACCTAGATCCACTCCACGGAAAAACAACTCATTTACGAGTCTCTATAGAACAGCTAGCTCAAATATACATAACTGAACCGAAATCACCAACTTCCTATCTCCAGTCGTGGTGTGCTGCCGAAGCTAAAGTGAGGTCAGCGGTTGATCGGACAATGAAGACGATGAACCAGCTGTTTGAAGGGAAAGCGGCTTGGTTACTCTCTGAGACACTACCTCCAGGAACACCAATATTTATTGCTAATAGTATGCCTGTACGAGATGTGGAGTTTTTCTGGAAACCGAATAATTCATCTGTACAGCCATTTTTTAACCGAGGGGCAAATGGTATTGATGGAACTCTGTCGACGGCTTTAGGCATAGCGTATCGCAATCAGAGTAGTGTAATGCTGACTGGCGATTTAGCCTTATTGCACGATACTAATGGCTTTTTATTAAAAAACAAATTCGAGGGGCATTTAACAATTGTTTTAATTAATAACAACGGTGGTGGTATTTTTGAAATGTTGCCCATCTCGAAGTTTGAGCCACCCTTTGAAGAGTTTTTTGCTACACCACAGGATATTAATTTCGCTGAACTTTGTACTACCTATGATGTGGAATATGAATCGATGACTTCATGGGAAGAATTGCAGCAAAGATTAAACCCACTTCCTACTAAAGGTATCCGAGTACTAGAGTTACGAACAAATCGGAAAGTAGATGCGAAGTGGCGACAGGATAATTTAGGAAGGTTTACAAGAGGTATGGTGTAA
- a CDS encoding TIGR00725 family protein, with translation MRKIIIGVMGPGDKAKATDMENAYEIGKFIAQQGWVLLTGGRNVGVMNAASQGAKSENGLTIGILPGDNNTNGVSEAVDIAIVTDMGNARNSINVLSSDIVIACGMGAGTASEITLALKANKKVILLNDDEESNFFFKNLSPLNVYVVNSLVQALKTAREVLVLATNVD, from the coding sequence ATGAGAAAAATCATTATTGGAGTAATGGGACCTGGCGACAAGGCTAAAGCAACTGATATGGAAAATGCTTATGAAATAGGCAAATTCATTGCTCAGCAAGGTTGGGTTTTGCTAACTGGCGGTAGGAATGTAGGTGTAATGAATGCAGCAAGCCAGGGAGCAAAATCTGAGAATGGTTTAACCATTGGTATCCTTCCTGGTGATAATAACACCAACGGCGTTTCTGAAGCAGTTGATATTGCAATCGTCACTGATATGGGTAACGCTCGAAATAGCATAAATGTTCTTTCTAGTGATATTGTTATTGCTTGTGGTATGGGTGCAGGCACCGCCTCAGAAATAACGCTGGCTTTGAAAGCAAATAAGAAAGTTATTCTATTGAACGATGACGAGGAAAGCAATTTTTTTTTCAAAAACCTATCGCCACTAAATGTTTATGTTGTTAATAGTCTTGTTCAGGCGCTCAAAACTGCTAGAGAAGTTTTAGTGTTAGCGACTAACGTTGACTGA
- a CDS encoding glycosyltransferase, whose protein sequence is MSEYLEYPSISPVSREIHRPKWSVMIPAYNCAKYLERTLKSVLEQAPAPELMQIEVVDDCSTNDDPEAVVRKLGQGRVSFYRQPHNVGAIRNFNTCIERSVGQIVHILHGDDTVLPGFYNRLEAAFDQEPTIGAAFCRYIFINEEDNQIKLSAVESSTSGILTDFLQRVAVVCIIQTPSIVVRRSVYEKIGGFYPELFHAGDWEMWKRIATHYPVWYDPQPLACYRTHSSSHSSSLVRSGANIANLRRAIEVSQSYLPKPIASELTIRAREFYALSAFETACWQLIKFDIRGAFAQVREALKCSYSFRVMRQITRLVLRGVARRSWKGLSKALYFFNYS, encoded by the coding sequence ATGAGCGAGTACCTGGAGTACCCTTCAATTAGTCCCGTTTCTAGAGAAATTCACAGACCGAAGTGGTCAGTGATGATTCCTGCTTACAACTGTGCTAAGTATCTAGAGCGAACACTCAAGAGTGTGCTTGAACAAGCCCCCGCACCTGAGTTAATGCAAATAGAAGTCGTGGATGATTGCTCAACAAACGATGATCCCGAAGCGGTAGTGAGGAAGTTGGGTCAAGGACGGGTAAGTTTCTATCGTCAGCCACACAATGTTGGTGCAATTAGAAATTTCAATACCTGCATTGAGCGTAGCGTGGGACAGATTGTGCATATCCTGCATGGTGATGATACAGTCTTACCTGGGTTCTACAACCGCTTAGAAGCGGCGTTCGATCAAGAACCAACAATTGGAGCAGCGTTCTGCCGCTATATTTTTATCAATGAAGAGGATAATCAGATAAAATTATCGGCAGTCGAAAGCAGCACATCTGGAATTCTTACAGACTTCCTTCAGCGGGTTGCTGTTGTGTGTATCATTCAAACTCCATCAATTGTAGTTAGGCGTAGTGTTTACGAAAAAATAGGTGGATTCTATCCAGAATTATTTCATGCTGGTGATTGGGAAATGTGGAAGAGAATTGCTACACATTACCCAGTTTGGTACGATCCTCAACCACTAGCGTGTTACCGAACACACTCCTCCTCACATTCTTCTAGCTTAGTAAGGTCTGGTGCAAACATAGCTAATCTACGCAGGGCTATTGAAGTATCACAGTCGTACTTGCCTAAACCAATTGCTAGTGAACTAACAATTCGAGCAAGAGAGTTTTATGCGCTGTCCGCCTTTGAAACAGCATGCTGGCAGTTGATTAAGTTTGATATTAGGGGCGCATTTGCTCAAGTTAGAGAAGCTCTCAAGTGTAGTTATTCCTTTAGAGTAATGAGGCAAATAACCCGTCTTGTGCTCAGGGGTGTAGCACGCCGAAGCTGGAAGGGACTATCTAAGGCATTATATTTCTTTAACTATAGCTAG
- the glf gene encoding UDP-galactopyranose mutase: MFDYLIVGAGFAGSVLAERLATQAGKKILIVDTRSHIGGNAYDHYNEEGILVHRYGPHIFHTNSREVFEYLSQFTQWRSYEHRVLASVDGQLVPIPINLDTVNRLYGLKLTSFELEEFFASVAEPKDYIRTSEDVVVSKVGRELYEKFFRGYTRKQWDIDPSELDKSVTARVPTRTNRDDRYFTDTYQAMPLYGYTRMFEKMLSQPNIKIMLNTDYREIIEVIPYREMIYTGPVDQFFDYRYGKLPYRSLEFKHETINTPVHQPVAVVNYPNQHLYTRVTEFKYLTGQEHPKTSIVYEYPRESGDPYYPVPRPENAELYKKYKELADATTGVHFVGRLATYKYYNMDQVVAQALTVYNKLVECSNGKVETLDQKLAQVSSFV; this comes from the coding sequence ATGTTCGATTACCTAATAGTGGGAGCAGGGTTTGCTGGAAGTGTCTTAGCAGAGCGACTAGCAACACAAGCTGGCAAGAAGATCCTGATAGTTGACACGCGATCGCACATTGGCGGCAACGCCTACGATCACTACAACGAGGAAGGCATCCTTGTCCACAGATACGGTCCACATATCTTTCACACCAACTCCCGCGAAGTCTTCGAGTACCTATCGCAATTCACCCAGTGGCGCTCCTACGAACACCGGGTACTTGCCAGTGTAGACGGGCAACTGGTGCCGATCCCGATTAACCTCGACACCGTTAATCGGCTGTACGGATTGAAGCTCACCTCATTTGAGCTAGAAGAATTTTTTGCCTCAGTAGCGGAGCCCAAAGACTACATCCGCACCTCAGAGGATGTAGTAGTCAGCAAAGTCGGCAGAGAACTGTACGAAAAGTTCTTCCGTGGGTACACCCGCAAGCAATGGGACATCGATCCATCAGAATTAGACAAGTCAGTCACAGCTCGGGTGCCAACGCGAACCAACCGGGATGACCGTTATTTCACCGATACCTATCAGGCAATGCCACTGTACGGCTATACTCGCATGTTCGAGAAGATGCTGTCGCAGCCGAACATCAAGATCATGCTCAACACCGATTATCGGGAAATCATCGAGGTGATCCCCTACCGGGAGATGATTTACACCGGTCCAGTCGATCAGTTCTTCGACTACCGCTACGGCAAGCTACCTTACCGTTCGCTGGAGTTTAAGCACGAGACGATTAACACACCGGTGCATCAACCGGTGGCAGTAGTGAACTATCCTAACCAGCATCTATACACCCGGGTGACGGAGTTCAAATACCTGACTGGGCAGGAGCATCCAAAAACGAGCATTGTCTACGAGTACCCACGGGAGTCAGGAGATCCTTACTACCCGGTACCGCGTCCAGAAAATGCGGAACTCTACAAGAAATATAAGGAGCTAGCTGATGCAACGACTGGGGTGCATTTTGTCGGGCGGCTGGCAACTTACAAGTATTACAACATGGACCAGGTTGTGGCTCAGGCTCTTACGGTTTACAACAAGCTCGTGGAATGCAGTAATGGAAAAGTAGAGACCTTAGACCAAAAACTAGCTCAGGTAAGTTCATTCGTGTGA